In a single window of the Lagenorhynchus albirostris chromosome 19, mLagAlb1.1, whole genome shotgun sequence genome:
- the CD79A gene encoding B-cell antigen receptor complex-associated protein alpha chain isoform X2, translating to MPGGPRARQTPHATIFLLLIFAASMGPRCQALWVDWGPPSVTVSIGDEVHLLCRHNGSNPNITWWRILQGNSTWPPMMELSSPGPKGELVIQQVTKSHRGMYRCQVKEGQKVQRSCGTYLRVRGGDFSGLGPRCECGREARGGLEALGSERHSLLTEPLPRPFLDMGEGTKNNIITAEGIILLICAVVPGTLLLFRKRWQNMKFGADVQDDYEDENLYEGLNLDDCSMYEDISRGLQGTYQDVGSLHIGDVQLEKP from the exons ATGCCTGGGGGTCCCCGAGCCCGCCAAACCCCGCATGCCACCATCTTTCTCCTCTTGATCTTCGCTGCTAGCATGG GCCccaggtgccaggccctgtgggtGGACTGGGGCCCACCATCGGTGACGGTGAGCATTGGGGACGAGGTCCACCTCCTGTGCAGACACAACGGCAGCAACCCCAACATCACATGGTGGCGCATCCTCCAGGGCAACTCCACGTGGCCCCCGATGATGGAGCTCTCAAGCCCGGGCCCCAAGGGCGAGCTGGTCATCCAGCAGGTGACCAAGAGCCACAGGGGCATGTACAGGTGCCAGGTCAAGGAAGGCCAGAAGGTCCAGCGCTCCTGTGGGACCTACCTCCGCGTGCGTG GTGGGGACTTCAGTGGTCTTGGGCCTCGATGCGAGTGTGGCCGGGAGGCGAGGGGAGGACTCGAGGCGCTGGGCTCTGAGCGGCACTCCCTCCTCACAGAGCCACTCCCCAGGCCCTTCCTGGACATGGGCGAGGGCACCAAGAACAACATTATCACAGCCGAGGGCATCATCCTACTCATCTGCGCCGTGGTGCCTGGGACGCTGCTGCTGTTCAGG AAACGGTGGCAGAACATGAAATTCGGGGCAGATGTCCAGGATGACTATGAAGATGAAAATCTTTATGAG GGCCTGAACCTCGATGACTGCTCCATGTACGAGGACATCTCCCGGGGCCTCCAGGGCACCTACCAGGATGTGGGTAGCCTCCACATCGGAGACGTTCAGCTAGAGAAGCCGTGA
- the CD79A gene encoding B-cell antigen receptor complex-associated protein alpha chain isoform X1 gives MPGGPRARQTPHATIFLLLIFAASMGPRCQALWVDWGPPSVTVSIGDEVHLLCRHNGSNPNITWWRILQGNSTWPPMMELSSPGPKGELVIQQVTKSHRGMYRCQVKEGQKVQRSCGTYLRVREPLPRPFLDMGEGTKNNIITAEGIILLICAVVPGTLLLFRKRWQNMKFGADVQDDYEDENLYEGLNLDDCSMYEDISRGLQGTYQDVGSLHIGDVQLEKP, from the exons ATGCCTGGGGGTCCCCGAGCCCGCCAAACCCCGCATGCCACCATCTTTCTCCTCTTGATCTTCGCTGCTAGCATGG GCCccaggtgccaggccctgtgggtGGACTGGGGCCCACCATCGGTGACGGTGAGCATTGGGGACGAGGTCCACCTCCTGTGCAGACACAACGGCAGCAACCCCAACATCACATGGTGGCGCATCCTCCAGGGCAACTCCACGTGGCCCCCGATGATGGAGCTCTCAAGCCCGGGCCCCAAGGGCGAGCTGGTCATCCAGCAGGTGACCAAGAGCCACAGGGGCATGTACAGGTGCCAGGTCAAGGAAGGCCAGAAGGTCCAGCGCTCCTGTGGGACCTACCTCCGCGTGCGTG AGCCACTCCCCAGGCCCTTCCTGGACATGGGCGAGGGCACCAAGAACAACATTATCACAGCCGAGGGCATCATCCTACTCATCTGCGCCGTGGTGCCTGGGACGCTGCTGCTGTTCAGG AAACGGTGGCAGAACATGAAATTCGGGGCAGATGTCCAGGATGACTATGAAGATGAAAATCTTTATGAG GGCCTGAACCTCGATGACTGCTCCATGTACGAGGACATCTCCCGGGGCCTCCAGGGCACCTACCAGGATGTGGGTAGCCTCCACATCGGAGACGTTCAGCTAGAGAAGCCGTGA